From one Triticum urartu cultivar G1812 chromosome 3, Tu2.1, whole genome shotgun sequence genomic stretch:
- the LOC125548165 gene encoding non-specific lipid-transfer protein 1-like, translating to MGIQASRALAALLLAALAAATLRGASAGVQCGQVTQLMAPCMPYLSGAPGMTPYGICCNSLGVLNQLAASTADRVAACNCVKAAASGGFPAVDFSRAAALPAACGLAINFAVTPNMDCDQVTDEP from the exons ATGGGCATCCAGGCGAGCCGCGCCCTCGCCGCGCTCCTCCTGGCGGCGCTGGCCGCCGCGACCCTGCGGGGAGCCTCGGCGGGGGTGCAGTGCGGCCAGGTGACCCAGCTGATGGCGCCCTGCATGCCGTACCTCAGCGGCGCCCCCGGGATGACGCCCTACGGCATCTGCTGCAACAGCCTCGGGGTGCTCAACCAACTCGCCGCCAGCACCGCCGACCGCGTGGCCGCCTGCAACTGCGTCAAGGCGGCCGCCAGCGGCGGGTTCCCGGCCGTTGACTTCAGCCGCGCCGCGGCGCTCCCCGCCGCCTGCGGGCTCGCCATCAACTtcgccgtcacccccaacatggACTGCGACCA GGTTACGGATGAACCCTGA